The following are from one region of the Bacteroidales bacterium genome:
- a CDS encoding winged helix DNA-binding domain-containing protein — translation MVKNIRMLSQQLAQPLFDHPRELVSWMGAIQAQDCIMSKWAVGIRLKSGSLSQVEKALESGEIIRTHVLRPTWHMVVAEDVRWMLQLTGKRIKSACLSWGKNFGIDEPIYSKSYKQLEKILKNNRHLTRLEIGEELSSSGTIADKSQLNCVLSLAETDGLICNGIEKNKKHTYALMDERVPPAKKLYKDEALAMLAQKYFRSHSPASLQDFTWWSGLTITEAKHAIKLIETELVTDRFDSENFYLHESYTQANEVDGALHLLPPYDEFLISYKERVHVLEKKHYPKAFTSYGIFYPVILQNGKIIGNWKKTTKKNLISIETSFFDKQSKTGRKHIKPAEERYKSFITGNRLKSS, via the coding sequence ATGGTGAAAAATATCCGCATGTTGAGTCAGCAACTGGCTCAACCCTTATTCGATCATCCCAGGGAGCTGGTCTCATGGATGGGAGCCATTCAGGCCCAGGATTGTATTATGTCAAAATGGGCGGTAGGCATCCGGCTAAAATCCGGTTCACTGTCGCAAGTTGAGAAAGCACTCGAATCGGGCGAAATTATACGGACTCATGTATTACGTCCGACCTGGCATATGGTAGTAGCCGAAGATGTCCGTTGGATGCTGCAATTAACAGGAAAACGGATCAAATCAGCCTGTCTCTCCTGGGGAAAAAATTTCGGGATCGATGAACCAATCTATTCCAAAAGCTATAAGCAGTTGGAAAAAATACTAAAAAACAACAGACACCTGACCAGGCTGGAAATAGGTGAAGAACTTTCTTCTTCAGGGACCATCGCCGACAAATCACAGTTGAACTGCGTTTTATCCCTTGCGGAAACTGACGGATTGATCTGCAACGGTATCGAAAAGAATAAAAAGCATACTTATGCACTGATGGATGAACGCGTCCCTCCTGCAAAAAAACTATATAAAGATGAAGCCCTTGCCATGTTGGCCCAAAAATATTTCAGAAGTCATTCTCCCGCATCATTACAGGATTTTACCTGGTGGTCGGGCCTGACGATTACCGAAGCAAAACATGCCATAAAGCTTATTGAAACGGAACTGGTCACAGATCGATTCGATTCTGAAAATTTTTACCTGCATGAAAGTTATACACAGGCAAATGAAGTGGATGGGGCACTACACCTGTTACCTCCCTATGATGAGTTTCTGATCAGCTATAAAGAAAGGGTTCATGTCCTGGAAAAAAAACACTATCCGAAAGCATTCACCTCATACGGTATTTTTTATCCTGTGATACTGCAAAACGGAAAGATCATCGGAAACTGGAAAAAAACAACAAAGAAAAACCTGATATCCATAGAGACTTCTTTTTTCGATAAACAATCAAAAACCGGACGGAAACATATAAAACCGGCCGAAGAACGGTATAAATCATTCATCACCGGCAACCGGTTAAAATCATCCTGA
- a CDS encoding bacterioferritin, whose protein sequence is MEPKYARSIELLNKAIAEENTASLQYMLFHFVCEDRGYRPLAMYFKKTAIEEMRHVEQLAERVLFLEGEVKMVLAKAVKNFDKVEDMLNYARQLEVETIETYNAWSKETADLGDAATHKMFQDLIVQEEGHMDQFRLEMDNMKEYGDKYLALQVVDNLKHQD, encoded by the coding sequence ATGGAACCTAAATACGCACGCAGCATTGAACTGCTAAACAAAGCCATTGCGGAAGAAAATACCGCATCGTTACAATATATGTTATTTCACTTCGTTTGTGAAGACAGGGGATACAGGCCACTGGCAATGTATTTCAAAAAAACCGCTATTGAGGAAATGCGCCATGTCGAGCAACTTGCAGAACGTGTTCTTTTTCTTGAAGGTGAAGTGAAGATGGTGTTGGCGAAAGCAGTAAAAAATTTCGACAAAGTTGAAGATATGCTTAATTATGCACGTCAACTTGAAGTGGAAACGATTGAAACGTATAATGCATGGTCAAAAGAAACCGCTGATCTGGGTGATGCGGCTACCCATAAAATGTTTCAGGACCTGATTGTTCAGGAAGAAGGACATATGGATCAATTCCGTCTGGAAATGGATAATATGAAGGAATATGGGGATAAATACCTTGCATTGCAGGTGGTAGACAACCTGAAGCATCAGGACTAA
- a CDS encoding alpha-L-fucosidase, which yields MNLKRNIIGTLGLLLFLASCGKTPDPPAPYGQLPNQWQLEWQKMEYYMFIHFGPNTFTNVEWGHGKEDPKVFNPTHLDCRQWAATAKAAGMKAIIITAKHHDGFCLWPSQYSTHTVRESAWKEGKGDLLKELSEACKEYGLKFGVYLSPWDQNHPSYGTPEYNQIFSNTLKEVLGNYGHVFEQWFDGACGEGPNGKLQEYDWDLFHKTVYDLQPHAIIFSDVGPGCRWMGNERGVAGETNWSTLNIKGFGPGKGAPPRESLSEGNMNGEKWIPAETDVSIRPGWFYSPTTDNRVKSVSKLVDIYHTSVGRNSNLLLNVPPDKRGLIHPNDSARLMEFRKVIDESYAVNLAKGAKGKAGHVRGNARKYAEKNLFDGNYDTYWTTDDGQLSVSVEIDLKNEESFNRLVLQEYIPLGQRVKSFSVEYWDEGKWKQLDRQTTIGYKRILRFPMITTKKIRVNIEESLASPVLNEIGVYKAVEILEMPVITRNKKGEVSIGCESSDPVVYYTVDGSEPTPSSERYTSSFPLVEGGIVSARAFINDHAQSSETVKVEYDLTPMKWKVVSPAIPGIERAVDGNPASFASIPAGQQKEITIDLGEELLLKGFSYTPVDGSSGNIYRYSFYISPDGKKWTKVKNNASFDNIKNNPVQQFVRFDDPVKGRFIKLEVIELTDSGRNVTIGELGVITR from the coding sequence ATGAATTTAAAAAGAAATATCATCGGGACCTTGGGTTTGCTTTTATTTTTGGCTTCATGTGGAAAAACACCCGACCCACCCGCTCCGTATGGACAATTGCCCAACCAGTGGCAATTGGAATGGCAGAAAATGGAATATTATATGTTTATCCATTTCGGTCCGAATACTTTCACCAATGTGGAATGGGGACATGGGAAAGAAGATCCGAAGGTATTCAATCCCACCCATCTGGATTGTCGCCAGTGGGCAGCTACAGCAAAAGCTGCCGGAATGAAGGCGATCATCATTACCGCCAAACATCATGACGGATTTTGCCTATGGCCGAGCCAATACAGTACACATACTGTCCGTGAGAGTGCATGGAAAGAAGGAAAAGGCGATCTTTTGAAAGAATTATCCGAAGCCTGTAAGGAATATGGTCTAAAATTCGGTGTTTACCTTTCTCCATGGGATCAGAACCACCCCAGTTATGGAACTCCGGAATACAACCAGATATTTTCTAATACATTAAAGGAAGTACTGGGAAATTACGGACATGTTTTTGAACAGTGGTTCGACGGCGCCTGCGGTGAAGGGCCTAACGGAAAATTACAGGAGTATGACTGGGACCTGTTTCATAAAACAGTATATGACCTTCAACCGCATGCCATCATATTTAGTGATGTAGGTCCCGGATGCCGCTGGATGGGTAACGAGCGTGGCGTTGCCGGAGAAACCAACTGGTCAACGCTCAATATTAAAGGATTTGGTCCGGGTAAGGGGGCACCTCCGAGAGAGTCGCTCAGTGAGGGGAATATGAATGGGGAAAAGTGGATTCCGGCTGAAACAGACGTATCTATTCGCCCGGGTTGGTTCTACAGTCCAACCACCGATAATAGGGTGAAATCCGTTAGTAAACTGGTGGATATTTATCATACTTCTGTCGGCCGTAACAGTAATTTATTATTGAATGTTCCACCGGACAAGCGGGGCTTGATCCATCCCAATGATTCGGCGCGCCTGATGGAGTTCCGGAAAGTGATTGATGAGTCTTATGCGGTAAACCTGGCAAAGGGTGCCAAAGGAAAAGCCGGTCATGTTCGTGGAAATGCCCGGAAATATGCTGAAAAAAATCTTTTCGACGGCAATTATGACACTTATTGGACTACAGATGACGGACAATTGTCGGTATCTGTTGAAATCGACCTGAAAAACGAAGAATCGTTCAATCGTTTGGTGTTACAGGAGTATATCCCGCTGGGACAACGGGTAAAATCTTTCAGTGTGGAATACTGGGACGAAGGAAAATGGAAACAATTGGACCGGCAAACTACCATTGGTTACAAGCGGATTCTTCGTTTCCCCATGATCACTACGAAAAAAATACGGGTCAATATTGAAGAATCACTGGCATCACCTGTCCTGAATGAAATTGGAGTATATAAAGCGGTTGAAATACTGGAAATGCCGGTCATTACCCGCAATAAAAAGGGAGAAGTCAGTATTGGCTGTGAGTCCTCTGATCCGGTAGTTTATTATACGGTTGACGGTAGCGAGCCTACTCCTTCTTCTGAGCGCTATACTTCTTCATTCCCTTTAGTTGAGGGAGGAATTGTTTCCGCCAGGGCTTTTATCAACGATCACGCTCAAAGTAGTGAGACAGTAAAGGTAGAGTATGACCTTACTCCGATGAAATGGAAAGTGGTTTCTCCGGCAATACCGGGCATCGAGAGAGCGGTTGACGGGAATCCGGCTTCATTTGCATCTATACCCGCCGGGCAGCAAAAGGAGATCACAATCGACCTGGGAGAAGAATTACTGCTGAAAGGATTTTCATATACTCCTGTAGATGGATCCTCCGGAAATATTTACCGGTACAGTTTTTATATAAGCCCAGACGGAAAAAAATGGACTAAAGTGAAAAATAATGCTTCTTTCGATAATATAAAAAATAATCCGGTACAGCAGTTCGTGCGGTTTGACGATCCGGTAAAAGGGCGGTTTATCAAACTGGAAGTCATTGAACTAACAGACTCCGGACGAAATGTCACTATAGGAGAACTGGGTGTTATTACCCGCTAG
- a CDS encoding aminotransferase class I/II-fold pyridoxal phosphate-dependent enzyme — protein sequence MVDIFDKIQKSEGPLGQYRKDAHGYFMFPKLEGDIGAHMTFRGKEVLVWSLNNYIGLANHPEVREVDAEAGKRWGFGYPMGARMMSGQTSLHEKLEQQLAEFEKKEDAYLLNYGYQGMISIIDNLVNRHDVIVYDSECHACIMDGLRLHMGKRFVYAHNDMESLDKQLQHATKLTKETGGGILLVTEGVFGMSGDMGKLDEIVRLKDKYEFRMLVDDAHGFGTMGKTGAGASEALGVMDGVDLYFGTFAKAMAEIGGFIAGPQIVINYLRYNMRSQIFAKSLPMALVEGAIKRLELLRTRPELREQLWTVVRALQSGLKERGFDIGKTNSPVTPVYMKGQVPEATNVILDLRENYNIFCSVVVYPVVPKDVIMFRLIPTAEHTIEDVNYTLNAFSEVKEKLAAGKYVGDKVRMA from the coding sequence ATTGTGGATATTTTTGACAAAATACAAAAGAGCGAAGGCCCCTTAGGACAATATCGTAAGGATGCACACGGATATTTTATGTTCCCGAAACTCGAAGGAGATATAGGTGCACATATGACATTCAGGGGAAAGGAAGTACTTGTTTGGAGTTTGAATAACTATATTGGGTTGGCCAATCATCCCGAAGTTCGCGAAGTAGATGCCGAAGCAGGGAAACGTTGGGGTTTCGGATATCCGATGGGTGCCCGTATGATGTCGGGACAAACCAGTCTGCATGAGAAACTGGAACAGCAACTGGCCGAATTCGAAAAGAAAGAAGATGCTTATCTGCTGAATTACGGTTATCAGGGGATGATCTCCATTATTGATAATCTGGTAAACCGTCATGATGTAATTGTATATGACTCGGAATGCCATGCTTGTATCATGGATGGTTTACGTCTGCATATGGGCAAGCGTTTTGTATATGCACACAATGATATGGAAAGCCTCGACAAGCAGTTACAACATGCTACCAAGCTGACCAAAGAAACCGGCGGAGGTATCCTGCTGGTCACCGAAGGCGTATTCGGTATGTCGGGTGACATGGGTAAACTGGATGAAATTGTCAGGCTGAAAGATAAATATGAATTCCGTATGTTGGTAGATGATGCACATGGGTTTGGTACCATGGGTAAAACCGGCGCCGGAGCATCTGAAGCATTGGGTGTAATGGATGGAGTTGACCTGTACTTCGGCACATTTGCCAAAGCTATGGCAGAGATCGGAGGATTCATAGCCGGTCCTCAGATAGTCATCAATTACCTGCGTTACAATATGCGTTCGCAGATTTTTGCCAAATCATTACCTATGGCTTTGGTAGAAGGCGCAATCAAACGATTGGAGCTGCTTCGTACACGTCCCGAATTGCGCGAACAATTATGGACCGTTGTCAGGGCACTGCAATCAGGATTGAAAGAAAGAGGTTTTGATATCGGAAAAACCAATTCTCCGGTAACTCCTGTATATATGAAAGGACAGGTTCCCGAAGCCACTAATGTGATCCTCGACCTGCGTGAAAATTACAATATTTTCTGTTCAGTAGTGGTTTACCCTGTGGTACCCAAGGATGTGATCATGTTCCGCCTGATACCTACAGCAGAGCATACGATCGAAGATGTTAACTATACGTTGAATGCCTTTTCGGAAGTAAAAGAAAAATTAGCAGCCGGCAAATATGTCGGTGACAAAGTGCGGATGGCATAA
- the gcvT gene encoding glycine cleavage system aminomethyltransferase GcvT, which translates to MKSTVFESVHQKLGAKMMPFAGYNMPIEYSGINHEHLTVRNGVGVFDVSHMGEIWVKGPNALDLIQKITTNDASVLTPGKAQYTCMPNGNGGIVDDILVYYYEEQKYLLVVNAANTEKDWEWIQANNSMGAELENASDKMSQLAVQGPKAIDVMQKLTTVDLKSIPYYSFITAEFAGVKNVIISATGYTGSGGFELYFYNEVGIKIWNALFEAGKEEGIIPVGLAARDTLRLEKGFCLYGNDIDDTTSPIEAGLGWITKFTDYKNFIDKDLLLKQKTEGVSRKLIGLEMIDKGIPRHDYEITDVDGKKIGKVTSGTMSPCLKMGIGMGYVAIEYAAPGTEIYLSIRGKLLKARVVKPPFVK; encoded by the coding sequence ATGAAAAGTACTGTTTTTGAATCTGTTCACCAGAAACTTGGCGCCAAGATGATGCCCTTTGCCGGGTACAATATGCCTATAGAATATTCGGGGATCAATCATGAACACCTTACCGTGCGTAACGGAGTAGGTGTTTTTGATGTGTCACACATGGGTGAGATCTGGGTCAAAGGGCCTAATGCCCTGGATCTGATACAAAAGATTACCACCAATGATGCGTCGGTCCTGACACCAGGTAAGGCCCAGTACACCTGTATGCCCAATGGTAATGGGGGGATTGTCGACGATATCCTGGTATATTATTATGAAGAGCAAAAGTATCTGTTGGTGGTGAATGCCGCTAATACGGAGAAAGATTGGGAATGGATACAGGCCAACAACAGTATGGGCGCCGAATTGGAGAACGCATCTGATAAAATGTCCCAACTGGCTGTTCAGGGACCTAAAGCAATAGATGTGATGCAGAAGCTGACAACTGTTGACCTGAAAAGTATTCCTTATTATTCTTTTATAACAGCTGAATTTGCAGGAGTAAAAAATGTCATCATATCGGCTACCGGATATACCGGATCCGGTGGATTTGAACTATACTTCTACAATGAAGTCGGAATAAAAATATGGAATGCATTGTTTGAAGCCGGAAAAGAGGAAGGGATTATTCCTGTGGGACTGGCTGCGCGTGATACCCTACGTTTGGAGAAGGGATTCTGTCTCTACGGAAACGATATTGATGATACAACTTCCCCGATTGAAGCAGGATTGGGCTGGATTACCAAATTCACAGACTACAAAAATTTTATCGATAAAGACCTTCTTTTAAAACAAAAGACAGAGGGAGTTTCCCGCAAGTTGATTGGTCTGGAGATGATTGATAAAGGAATTCCGCGTCATGATTATGAAATCACCGATGTAGACGGGAAGAAGATTGGAAAAGTGACTTCCGGAACTATGTCTCCCTGTCTCAAAATGGGTATCGGGATGGGATATGTGGCCATAGAGTATGCTGCCCCGGGGACTGAAATCTATTTGTCCATCAGGGGAAAATTGTTAAAAGCCAGAGTGGTAAAGCCACCGTTTGTAAAATAA
- a CDS encoding 2-phosphosulfolactate phosphatase, whose product MHRITVCFSSSQFFFYPYSGKNAVAIDIFRASTSICTAFMNGVKEVIPTSTDEELKKYIGKYIIAAEQDGIKLEFADIGNSPKYFTRELVEGKTVAYSTTNGTHTIRLAAQCHSAVVGSYINISALCRWLEAGEKDVFLLCSGRKGCFNLEDALFAGAVAQKLIDSGKFDTACDSTLAAMDLWSLAKNDLPDYIKKAAQNERLRKIHSDDIIPYCLTYDLTDMVPIYKNNRLVPMKY is encoded by the coding sequence ATGCATCGAATTACTGTTTGTTTTTCTTCCTCTCAGTTTTTCTTTTATCCTTATTCAGGAAAGAATGCTGTAGCTATTGATATCTTCAGGGCAAGCACTTCCATCTGTACGGCTTTCATGAATGGAGTCAAAGAAGTCATCCCTACCAGTACAGATGAAGAATTGAAAAAATACATCGGAAAATACATTATTGCGGCCGAACAGGATGGTATCAAGCTGGAGTTTGCTGATATAGGAAATTCACCCAAATACTTTACCCGCGAATTAGTGGAGGGGAAAACGGTTGCCTATAGTACCACTAACGGCACCCATACCATTCGACTGGCAGCACAATGCCATAGTGCTGTGGTCGGTTCGTATATCAATATCAGCGCTCTTTGTCGCTGGCTTGAAGCAGGTGAAAAGGATGTATTTCTTCTTTGCTCCGGAAGAAAAGGTTGCTTTAATCTGGAGGATGCTTTATTTGCCGGTGCTGTTGCTCAAAAACTGATTGATTCCGGAAAATTTGATACTGCTTGTGATAGTACGCTGGCTGCGATGGATCTTTGGTCTCTGGCAAAAAACGATTTACCGGACTACATCAAAAAAGCAGCTCAGAATGAGCGTTTACGTAAGATACATTCCGATGATATCATACCATATTGCCTTACATATGACCTGACGGATATGGTTCCTATTTATAAAAATAACAGGCTTGTTCCGATGAAATATTGA
- a CDS encoding amidophosphoribosyltransferase — MSGFFGCVSRKECVCDVFYGTDYHSHLGTKKAGMAFYNGESFIRVIHSIESAYFRNKFEPELDQFIGSNLGIGIISDMESQPITITSHLGRYSVVTVGRIDNLQEISDQLLDEKIHFAELSGSEINPTEVICILINKGETFKEGIENVYKTVKGSCSFLILTDNCIYAARDRFGRTPVIIGKDDFGYVLASESSSFTNLGYSYVRDIGPGEAVRISKDGVTTIIEPGSRKQICSFLWVYYGYPSAYYEGINVEDVRYRCGGAIARRDNFDVDFAAGIPDSGVAHAIGYSNAKRIHYKRPFVKYTPTWPRSFMPQNQTMRDLVAKMKLLPNEALTQKSKIVFLDDSIVRGTQLKDNVVKLRECGVEEVHIRIACPPLIYPCCFLNFSTSRSTFDLFARRVIRDLEGTSDLTEEILQPYTDPDSEKYKAMVKVMCQHLQLDSLQFQRLDDLIDAIGLPKEQLCTHCWDNSSYTE, encoded by the coding sequence ATGAGTGGATTTTTTGGTTGTGTGTCCCGGAAAGAGTGTGTGTGCGATGTCTTTTATGGCACGGATTATCATTCCCATTTGGGTACAAAAAAAGCGGGGATGGCCTTTTATAATGGGGAAAGCTTTATACGGGTCATACACAGTATAGAAAGTGCCTACTTCAGAAATAAGTTTGAACCTGAACTGGATCAGTTTATCGGATCGAATCTGGGTATCGGTATCATCAGCGACATGGAGTCCCAGCCGATAACCATTACTTCGCATCTGGGACGTTATTCCGTTGTTACTGTCGGCCGCATCGATAATCTACAGGAAATATCAGATCAGTTACTGGATGAAAAGATACATTTTGCAGAACTTTCCGGTTCCGAGATCAATCCTACAGAGGTCATCTGTATCCTGATCAATAAAGGGGAAACTTTTAAAGAAGGAATTGAAAATGTCTATAAAACAGTTAAAGGATCATGTTCTTTCCTGATCCTTACGGATAACTGTATTTATGCTGCACGGGACCGGTTTGGCAGGACACCTGTTATTATCGGTAAAGATGATTTCGGGTATGTATTGGCCTCTGAAAGCTCATCATTCACTAATTTAGGCTATTCATATGTCAGGGATATCGGTCCGGGAGAGGCTGTGCGGATTTCCAAAGACGGGGTTACCACTATCATTGAACCTGGTAGCCGAAAACAGATATGTTCTTTTCTCTGGGTATATTATGGATATCCTTCCGCTTATTATGAAGGAATAAATGTGGAAGATGTGCGGTACCGTTGTGGCGGAGCGATTGCCCGGAGGGATAACTTTGATGTGGATTTTGCTGCAGGAATTCCTGATTCGGGTGTAGCACATGCAATTGGTTATTCCAATGCCAAAAGGATTCACTACAAACGGCCGTTTGTAAAATATACCCCCACCTGGCCCCGTAGCTTTATGCCGCAAAACCAGACAATGCGCGACCTGGTGGCAAAGATGAAATTGTTGCCTAACGAAGCATTAACACAAAAATCCAAAATTGTGTTTCTGGATGATTCTATTGTCAGGGGTACACAACTGAAGGATAATGTTGTTAAGTTGAGGGAATGCGGAGTCGAAGAAGTACATATCCGTATCGCTTGTCCTCCCTTGATATATCCCTGTTGCTTTCTGAACTTTTCAACGTCCCGGTCCACTTTTGACCTTTTCGCACGTAGGGTGATACGTGATCTGGAGGGAACATCGGATCTGACGGAAGAGATTTTACAACCTTATACCGATCCGGATTCTGAAAAATATAAAGCCATGGTAAAAGTGATGTGCCAGCATCTGCAATTGGATTCGCTGCAATTCCAACGGTTGGATGACCTGATTGATGCCATTGGCCTTCCTAAGGAACAGTTATGTACACATTGCTGGGATAATTCAAGTTACACGGAATAA
- a CDS encoding aminotransferase class I/II-fold pyridoxal phosphate-dependent enzyme has translation MEKNHFETKLLHVPYRKTDAYHALAMPVYHTAAYEFDTAEAMEAAFCGYSSDPTYSRITNPTVQHFEDRICSITGALSVTALNSGMAAINHVIMSLAYAGSNIVTSPHLFGNTYSLMKNIWTNFGIEIRFCNLLDPDEVRSCIDERTCAIFVEIITNPQMEVADLKILSSIGQEKNIPLVADTTVVPFCAFNAREFGINIEVVSTTKYISGGATSIGGLVLDHGTFDWSTSRVLKVWNAKSGKKAFTERMQKEMVRNVGSYMTPQVAYMQMLGLETLQLRFKQQAATCLELARHLQSLDGIISVNYPGLENNPFFALSNVQFGKYPGAMLTFDLPSREACFSFINRLRLVRRATNLFDNKTLIIHPASTIYGTFNEEQRKEMGIRQQTLRLSVGLESAEDLFQDLQQALPHQNA, from the coding sequence ATGGAAAAAAATCATTTTGAAACAAAATTACTTCATGTCCCATATAGGAAAACGGATGCATATCATGCGTTAGCTATGCCGGTATACCATACGGCAGCTTATGAGTTTGATACTGCAGAGGCCATGGAAGCTGCATTTTGCGGATACTCATCCGACCCTACCTATTCCAGGATTACCAATCCGACCGTACAACATTTTGAAGACCGGATCTGCTCGATCACCGGTGCTTTAAGCGTAACTGCGCTTAATTCAGGTATGGCGGCCATTAATCATGTGATCATGTCACTTGCATATGCCGGTTCCAACATAGTGACTTCGCCACATTTATTTGGGAATACTTATTCATTGATGAAAAATATCTGGACAAATTTCGGGATAGAAATCCGTTTCTGTAATCTTCTGGATCCGGATGAAGTACGTTCCTGTATTGACGAACGGACATGTGCGATTTTTGTGGAAATAATCACTAATCCGCAAATGGAAGTTGCTGATCTGAAAATATTGTCATCGATCGGACAGGAAAAGAATATCCCTTTGGTCGCAGATACGACGGTAGTCCCGTTTTGTGCTTTCAACGCCCGTGAATTTGGTATCAATATTGAAGTGGTATCTACGACAAAATATATTTCAGGAGGAGCCACCAGCATCGGCGGTCTGGTATTGGATCATGGTACATTTGACTGGAGTACTTCCAGGGTACTGAAGGTTTGGAATGCAAAATCCGGAAAAAAAGCCTTTACAGAACGCATGCAAAAAGAAATGGTACGCAATGTAGGATCTTATATGACCCCACAGGTAGCATATATGCAGATGTTGGGTCTGGAAACGTTACAATTGCGTTTTAAACAACAAGCTGCGACCTGCCTTGAACTGGCCCGGCACCTACAATCACTGGACGGTATTATATCCGTTAATTATCCGGGATTGGAAAACAATCCTTTTTTTGCCCTCAGCAACGTGCAATTCGGAAAATATCCCGGGGCCATGCTTACCTTCGATCTTCCCTCCCGCGAAGCCTGCTTTTCTTTTATCAATCGTTTACGCCTGGTCAGACGGGCAACCAACCTTTTCGATAACAAAACATTGATCATTCATCCGGCAAGTACCATTTATGGGACATTTAACGAAGAGCAACGGAAGGAAATGGGCATCAGGCAACAGACACTCCGCCTTTCTGTCGGACTGGAATCCGCAGAGGATTTATTCCAGGATCTACAGCAAGCACTTCCTCATCAAAATGCCTGA
- a CDS encoding aminoacyl-histidine dipeptidase: MTDITQKIWQYFEEICRIPRTSKNEEKICDYLKQFAEKEHLAYKQDAAGNVLILKPAVKDKENLKTVILQSHVDMVGEKNSDVQHDFLTEPINAYIDGDWMKARGTTLGADDGIGMAAAVAILADPTIEHGPLEALFTVDEETGLTGAKALEENFMTGEILINLDSEDEGELFIGCAGGIDTTAVFRYTTTKIPANARAFQLSITGLTGGHSGDDIDKGRGNAIKILNQILLKSVELFGISLARFEGGNLRNAIPREASAIVIIDPVHYNKFEQHALSIAGQWKESLITTSPGFHFSIDPYEKADTIIDINTLSGLLNAIEACPSGVIRMSETMPGLVSTSTNLASVKFTGTNTITIATSQRSDDEKAKKEIARHIHDIFEIAGATVTHSDGYPGWTPNPQSPILEITKTVYSDLFSKQPIVRAIHAGLECGLFLEKYPTLDMISFGPTIKGAHSPSEQLNIPTVKQFADLLLGVLGKIPEKNYPA, from the coding sequence ATGACAGATATCACCCAGAAAATCTGGCAATATTTTGAAGAAATATGCCGGATACCACGTACTTCGAAGAATGAAGAAAAGATCTGCGACTACCTCAAACAATTCGCAGAAAAAGAACATCTGGCATACAAACAGGATGCGGCAGGAAATGTCCTGATCCTTAAACCGGCTGTTAAAGACAAAGAAAACCTGAAAACCGTTATCCTGCAGAGCCATGTAGATATGGTGGGTGAAAAGAACAGCGATGTGCAGCATGATTTCCTTACCGAACCGATCAATGCATATATTGACGGAGACTGGATGAAAGCACGCGGAACCACACTCGGTGCCGATGACGGTATAGGAATGGCCGCCGCTGTGGCCATTCTTGCAGATCCCACGATAGAACACGGTCCTCTGGAAGCTCTTTTCACAGTGGATGAAGAAACCGGGCTCACCGGTGCGAAAGCTTTGGAGGAAAATTTCATGACCGGTGAAATATTGATCAATCTTGATTCTGAAGACGAAGGAGAACTTTTTATCGGTTGCGCCGGTGGAATAGACACAACGGCGGTCTTCCGGTATACAACTACAAAAATTCCCGCAAATGCGAGGGCCTTCCAACTAAGTATTACCGGGCTCACCGGCGGGCATTCAGGTGACGATATCGATAAAGGGAGGGGCAATGCCATAAAAATACTCAATCAAATCCTGTTGAAATCCGTCGAATTATTTGGGATCTCATTGGCCCGGTTTGAAGGCGGTAATTTGCGGAATGCTATTCCAAGAGAAGCTTCGGCCATAGTGATTATTGATCCGGTTCATTATAACAAATTTGAACAACATGCTTTATCCATCGCAGGTCAATGGAAAGAATCCTTAATAACGACATCGCCCGGTTTTCATTTTTCCATCGATCCTTATGAGAAAGCCGATACCATAATAGACATAAACACACTGTCAGGATTACTGAATGCCATTGAAGCCTGTCCATCGGGGGTAATCAGGATGAGTGAGACGATGCCCGGACTGGTCAGTACTTCAACCAACCTGGCATCCGTGAAATTCACCGGAACCAATACGATCACGATTGCCACCAGCCAACGTAGTGATGATGAAAAAGCAAAGAAAGAGATTGCCCGGCATATCCACGATATTTTTGAAATAGCCGGAGCCACGGTCACCCATTCCGATGGCTATCCGGGATGGACCCCCAATCCACAGTCTCCTATCCTGGAAATTACCAAAACCGTTTATTCCGACCTGTTTTCTAAGCAACCGATAGTTCGTGCCATACATGCCGGATTGGAGTGCGGTTTATTCCTTGAAAAATATCCCACGCTGGATATGATCTCATTCGGCCCGACCATTAAAGGAGCACACTCACCCAGTGAACAACTCAATATTCCCACTGTGAAACAGTTCGCAGATCTATTACTTGGTGTATTGGGAAAAATACCGGAGAAAAATTATCCGGCATGA